In Polyangia bacterium, the genomic stretch CCGTCGTCATTCCGGGATGCGCCTGTTGGCGCAGGCCCGGAATCCATACTCCCGATGGTGGTTGTGGATTCCGGGCTCGCGCCAAGTGGCGCGCCCCGGAATGACAGGCCCGGCTAACCGCCGGCCTTGTCGTCGGATCCGAACTGGACGTCGTCCAGCAGCGACGAGGAAACCGAGGGCACTTGTTCGCCATCGGAGGCGCGGGCGACGGCGCCGCGGGTCTTGTTGAAGGCGGCCTCGGCGCCGGCATGGTCCTTGAGGTTGTTGAGCAGTTCGGCCACCAGCACGCTGTACTGGCCATTGGAATCGTCGACCACCTGGCCCGGGGTCGTCGAGGTCAGGATCAGCGTGTTGTCGGGCGCATCGATCGGGGCGAGGCCGTGGGAAAAGGTGCGGAAGCGCCGCTCATAGGGATTGCGCCGCGAAGCGTCGATGACGACGAGCTTGGCGCGGGCGCCGCGCTCGGTCATGACGTCAAGCACCTGCTCGACGCTGACCCCGTCGCGGCGGACGTCGGCCGCCTTCCAGATCGCCGCATCGACCGGGATCATGTAGCTCTCGCGGCCGACCTGGACGCCATAGCCGCCGAAAAACAGCATCACCACGGAATTGGGCCGCACCTTCGATTTCAGCCGGGCGACCGCGCGCCGCATGTCGTCCTTGCTGGCGTCCTCCACCACGTCGACATCGAAACCGTCGCGCCGCAGCGACGCGCTCAGCGCCCGTGCGTCGTTGATCGGCTGGGTCAGCGGCGCACTGGCGTCGGGGTAATGCCCGTTGCCGATCACCAGTGCCACCTTGGCAGCCTGGCCGGCGACGTCGCCCTGATCG encodes the following:
- a CDS encoding caspase family protein yields the protein MKVWTLRISRRPLAVAAVLVGMLSLAIGAHAALNKRALDAAKAIATDQGDVAGQAAKVALVIGNGHYPDASAPLTQPINDARALSASLRRDGFDVDVVEDASKDDMRRAVARLKSKVRPNSVVMLFFGGYGVQVGRESYMIPVDAAIWKAADVRRDGVSVEQVLDVMTERGARAKLVVIDASRRNPYERRFRTFSHGLAPIDAPDNTLILTSTTPGQVVDDSNGQYSVLVAELLNNLKDHAGAEAAFNKTRGAVARASDGEQVPSVSSSLLDDVQFGSDDKAGG